From a region of the Tenggerimyces flavus genome:
- a CDS encoding HIT family protein, with translation MTCVFCAIAAGEVPAQFVVDEPDLLAFLDTRPVFKGHVLLIPRVHVGTFPELPANQLEPFFAMGQRLAVAVEEGLGAKGAFVALNNKVSQSVPHLHLHVVPRTKGDGLRGFFWPRTKYASDDEAAEYAKRLREVL, from the coding sequence GTGACTTGTGTGTTCTGTGCGATCGCCGCCGGTGAGGTTCCCGCCCAGTTCGTGGTCGACGAACCCGACCTGCTCGCGTTCCTCGACACCCGGCCGGTCTTCAAGGGTCACGTTCTGCTCATCCCCCGCGTGCACGTCGGCACGTTCCCCGAACTGCCGGCGAACCAGCTCGAGCCGTTCTTCGCGATGGGCCAGCGACTCGCGGTCGCCGTCGAGGAAGGCCTCGGCGCGAAGGGCGCGTTCGTCGCGCTGAACAACAAGGTCAGCCAGAGCGTCCCGCATCTACATCTCCATGTGGTTCCGCGCACGAAAGGCGACGGGTTGCGTGGGTTCTTCTGGCCGCGGACGAAGTACGCCTCCGACGACGAGGCAGCGGAGTACGCCAAGCGGCTCCGCGAGGTGCTTTAG
- a CDS encoding HNH endonuclease signature motif containing protein, with protein MESTICSNTTGTAGGVSAWSMTDDQLTTALLDNQAALNWHEARRLELIREADARNLAVSAGAANTAQWVAGVLRVPSAEAGAMVKLASHLDSELPATARALARGEISLPQVRVISRVVQMLPSHISTPELRSQVEATLLERAVTFDPKVLGKVGNRLLETVAPDLADQVLELKLKQEEASAERDRFLRMSFDESSGTWRVTARLPKVVGERLKLVLDPLAAPQPGPDGRDTRLPEQRNVDALDEACRRLLAERLVPSHGGNPTQLVVTLTHTGGRTLHTGIELSRRLVDQLMCEADRAFLVKPEDQPGRVSILTDTQQRLFQGKLRRILELRDGGCAFPGCDRPPGWCHAHHVVPWSKGGPTTRDNGVLLCGYHHRLIHQGAWQVRIALDGLPEFLPPDWIDSQRRPLRNHRLTPAA; from the coding sequence ATGGAATCGACCATTTGCTCGAACACCACCGGCACCGCCGGTGGGGTGTCGGCGTGGTCGATGACCGACGACCAACTCACCACCGCACTCCTCGACAACCAGGCCGCCCTCAACTGGCACGAAGCCCGCCGGCTCGAGCTGATCCGCGAGGCCGACGCCCGGAACCTCGCCGTGTCGGCGGGTGCGGCGAACACGGCGCAGTGGGTTGCCGGCGTCCTTCGTGTTCCTTCGGCTGAGGCGGGTGCGATGGTGAAACTGGCCTCTCATCTCGACTCCGAGTTGCCCGCCACCGCGCGGGCGCTTGCGCGCGGCGAGATTTCTCTTCCACAGGTGCGGGTGATCTCGCGGGTGGTGCAGATGCTGCCCTCCCACATCTCCACCCCGGAGCTGCGCTCCCAGGTCGAAGCCACCCTGCTGGAGCGTGCCGTCACCTTCGACCCGAAAGTCTTGGGGAAGGTCGGGAACAGGCTCTTGGAGACCGTCGCGCCGGACCTTGCCGACCAGGTCCTGGAGTTGAAGCTCAAGCAGGAAGAGGCCAGCGCTGAGCGGGACCGGTTTCTGCGTATGTCCTTCGACGAGTCGTCGGGGACGTGGCGGGTCACCGCCCGGCTGCCGAAGGTGGTCGGGGAACGCCTCAAGCTGGTTCTCGACCCGCTGGCGGCGCCGCAGCCCGGACCCGACGGCCGCGACACCCGCCTCCCCGAACAACGCAACGTCGACGCATTGGACGAGGCCTGCCGCCGGTTGTTGGCCGAGCGGCTCGTGCCGTCCCATGGTGGGAACCCCACCCAGCTCGTCGTCACCCTCACCCACACCGGTGGCCGGACCCTGCACACCGGCATCGAACTGTCCCGCCGCCTGGTCGACCAGCTCATGTGCGAAGCCGACCGGGCATTCTTGGTCAAGCCCGAGGACCAGCCCGGCCGCGTCAGCATCCTCACCGACACCCAGCAGCGACTCTTCCAAGGCAAACTCCGCCGCATCCTCGAGCTCCGAGATGGTGGCTGTGCGTTCCCCGGGTGTGATCGGCCCCCCGGCTGGTGCCACGCCCACCATGTGGTTCCGTGGAGTAAGGGTGGACCGACCACCCGCGACAACGGCGTCCTGCTCTGCGGCTACCACCACCGGTTAATCCACCAGGGCGCGTGGCAGGTCCGCATCGCGCTCGATGGGTTACCGGAGTTCTTACCCCCGGACTGGATCGACTCCCAGCGACGACCACTCCGCAACCACCGTCTCACCCCGGCCGCCTAA
- a CDS encoding SGNH/GDSL hydrolase family protein has product MKRTGVIAALAALVLAMPATAAAMPEREQAAAKPKPFVNVMPLGDSLTWGYQIKNGKAVVIDGYRKDLWVRLRKVGMNVNFVGSCPRPKWDKWKCNGKGTMGDNNHEGHSGYRIDQLSANVPAWVNKYKPQIVLLMAGTNDIAQRYDLKNAPARMSKLIDKIRAARPTAHIFVATIPQYRDPANKARVKAYNDGVVKVVRSKGKLVHLVPQHIVGTERKDFSDHVHPSDCGYAKLSFVWYNTLERDLAPNKWPTGYWPWSNTGVCG; this is encoded by the coding sequence ATGAAACGCACGGGGGTCATCGCGGCGCTTGCCGCACTGGTGCTCGCCATGCCGGCGACCGCGGCGGCGATGCCGGAGCGGGAGCAGGCAGCGGCGAAGCCGAAGCCGTTCGTGAACGTGATGCCGCTCGGCGACTCGCTCACCTGGGGCTACCAGATCAAGAACGGCAAGGCGGTCGTGATCGACGGCTACCGCAAGGATCTCTGGGTCCGCCTGCGCAAGGTCGGCATGAACGTCAACTTCGTCGGCAGCTGCCCGCGCCCGAAGTGGGACAAGTGGAAGTGCAACGGCAAGGGCACGATGGGCGACAACAACCACGAGGGGCACAGCGGGTACCGGATCGACCAGCTGTCGGCGAACGTGCCCGCCTGGGTCAACAAGTACAAGCCGCAGATCGTGCTGCTGATGGCTGGCACCAACGACATCGCCCAGCGATACGACCTCAAGAACGCGCCCGCCCGGATGTCCAAGCTCATCGACAAGATCCGCGCCGCGAGGCCGACCGCGCACATCTTCGTCGCGACGATCCCGCAGTACCGCGACCCGGCGAACAAGGCGCGCGTCAAGGCTTACAACGACGGCGTGGTCAAGGTCGTTCGCAGCAAGGGCAAGCTGGTCCACCTGGTGCCGCAGCACATCGTCGGCACGGAGCGGAAGGACTTCTCCGACCACGTCCACCCCAGCGACTGCGGCTACGCGAAGCTGTCGTTCGTTTGGTACAACACGCTCGAACGCGACCTCGCGCCGAACAAGTGGCCCACGGGCTACTGGCCGTGGAGCAACACCGGCGTCTGCGGCTGA
- a CDS encoding DUF998 domain-containing protein, translating into MDTLQRRRVLVTFATVALVIAAVLYTTWPLAALLGLDASTPDSLVSELAARDQPWSWLFRLGDTSAGVVAVVAGIAAAVSVRDVVSRVGYVLLAVFGAATVADASMPLACAPSVTPGCPTPSSDLPHVITSGTSSAVVCCGIVLVLYAARTRVAKPAIVTGFALAAIAIGGLLVFSVRTLADNYVAAGAIQRGALLALSLGLAGSGLLVRPLSR; encoded by the coding sequence GTGGACACCCTCCAACGGCGTCGGGTGCTGGTCACCTTCGCGACGGTCGCTCTCGTGATCGCGGCCGTGCTCTACACGACCTGGCCGTTGGCGGCGCTGCTCGGTTTGGACGCCTCGACACCGGACAGCCTGGTCAGCGAACTGGCCGCGCGGGACCAGCCGTGGTCGTGGCTGTTCCGGCTCGGCGACACGTCCGCCGGCGTGGTGGCGGTGGTTGCCGGAATCGCCGCGGCGGTGAGCGTACGAGACGTGGTGAGCCGGGTCGGGTACGTCCTGCTCGCCGTCTTCGGCGCCGCGACCGTCGCGGACGCCTCGATGCCGCTGGCCTGCGCACCATCGGTCACACCGGGATGCCCGACACCGTCGAGCGACCTGCCGCACGTGATCACCAGCGGGACCTCGAGCGCGGTCGTCTGCTGCGGGATCGTGCTCGTCCTGTACGCCGCCCGTACCCGCGTCGCGAAGCCTGCGATCGTGACCGGCTTCGCGCTCGCCGCGATCGCGATCGGCGGCCTCCTGGTGTTCTCCGTACGCACGCTCGCCGACAACTACGTGGCAGCCGGCGCCATCCAACGCGGAGCCCTGCTGGCCCTCAGCCTCGGCCTCGCCGGGAGCGGCCTGCTCGTCAGACCGCTGTCCCGCTAG
- the lysX gene encoding bifunctional lysylphosphatidylglycerol synthetase/lysine--tRNA ligase LysX, whose translation MSTEMTTHDAERTTSASSATPERAEQGSRSTKRNAKAERIAGVIATWIARFLRLVAVFSAVTALLPALRGPLSIVRDIIEVTTISAQPNLAYAAYLGILAAAVRRRKRIAWWFLVLLLIVPNLIFGILEVLSNGDGWLSIVVLTLAFGLLLVARPAFHARVAPRAGWRALLALVVMAIFGVVVGLGVVSLFPGKTTTFEDRLQTVIVYIAGGTGSMDPDYFTEEESEESFHHPAHVGVVALGILGAAAQLVAAWVLFRPGRKSLFQTPDDERGIRTLLAQHGENDSLGYFATRRDKSAIWSASGEAAVTYRVVAGVSLASGDPIGACEHWPAAVQAWLDEARRFAWAPAVMGASEAGAECYVESGLDALELGDEAVLHVADFKLTGRHMRSVRQAVNRLERAGFTCRIRRHDEIPRDEMATIVTDTEQWRDTESERGFSMALGRLGDPRDKRCVLVEALDGKGERHAVLSFVPWGRYGLSLDLMRREPAAPNGMVELMVTRLVEAAPRFRVERVSLNFAMFRSGIVEGAQIGAGPVARVWRNALLVASRWWQIESLYRANAKFEPDWMPRFLCYPASRDLVRIGLACGIVEGFLPGFLSGRMPRVNPRLAAEDFDDGWDPWGEAPDTAQLEAERERRLPEQERVRRAKLRRLRDDGVEPYPVGYPRTATIEEIRTRFAAVEADHWTSEVVGITGRVLLMRKLGRLCFATVRDGTGDLQIMIDLDDLGAQETFERWKKYVDIGDHVGVTGVVGTTRSGELTVRGSSWAITSKCLRPLPDKWHGMADPEARVRLRAVDLAIRPEARTIFHQRSLAVSAVRDVLRSTGFLEVETPMLQPVHGGANARPFRTHINAYDMPLYLRIAPELYLKRLLVGGAERVFELNRNFRNEGADATHNPEFTMLEAYQAYGDYESMQPLIRSLVLAACEAVHGSTKVSHAMPDGSTVWVDLAEPWADVTVHDAVGAALGASISPSTPVTELRSLGAAAGVALDVEASHGSAVLELYDKLVEPRTVSPTFYRDFPTEVSPLTRAHRTDPRVAERWDLVAFGMELGTAYSELVDPVEQRLRLTAQSLLAAGGDVEAMQLDEDFLHTLEYGMPPAGGLGMGVDRLVMMLTDLSIRDTLLFPLVRPGKA comes from the coding sequence ATGAGCACCGAAATGACGACGCACGACGCCGAACGGACCACTTCGGCGTCGAGCGCCACTCCCGAACGTGCCGAGCAGGGCTCTCGATCGACCAAGCGCAACGCCAAGGCCGAACGAATCGCCGGCGTGATCGCGACCTGGATCGCCCGCTTCCTCCGCCTCGTCGCGGTGTTCTCCGCCGTGACCGCTCTCCTCCCCGCGCTGCGCGGCCCGCTGAGCATCGTGCGCGACATCATCGAGGTCACCACGATCAGCGCCCAGCCGAACCTCGCGTACGCCGCCTACCTCGGCATCCTCGCCGCCGCGGTGAGGCGCCGGAAGCGGATCGCGTGGTGGTTCCTCGTTCTCCTGCTGATCGTCCCGAACCTCATCTTCGGCATCCTCGAGGTGCTCAGCAACGGCGACGGCTGGCTCAGCATCGTCGTGCTCACGCTCGCGTTCGGGCTCCTGCTCGTCGCGCGGCCGGCGTTCCACGCTCGCGTCGCACCGCGAGCCGGCTGGCGGGCGCTGCTCGCGCTGGTCGTGATGGCGATCTTCGGTGTCGTCGTCGGACTCGGCGTGGTCAGCTTGTTCCCTGGCAAGACGACGACGTTCGAGGACCGGTTGCAAACGGTGATTGTCTACATCGCCGGGGGCACCGGATCGATGGACCCCGACTACTTCACCGAGGAGGAGAGCGAGGAGTCGTTCCACCATCCGGCGCACGTCGGGGTGGTGGCTCTCGGGATCCTCGGCGCGGCCGCTCAGCTGGTCGCCGCCTGGGTGCTGTTCCGGCCCGGTCGCAAGAGCTTGTTCCAGACGCCGGACGACGAGCGCGGCATCCGTACGTTGCTCGCCCAGCACGGCGAGAACGACTCGCTCGGCTACTTCGCCACCCGGCGCGACAAGTCCGCGATCTGGTCCGCGTCGGGGGAGGCCGCGGTCACGTACCGCGTCGTTGCCGGCGTCAGCCTCGCGAGCGGCGACCCGATCGGCGCCTGCGAGCACTGGCCGGCAGCGGTGCAAGCCTGGCTTGACGAGGCCCGCCGCTTCGCCTGGGCGCCCGCGGTCATGGGCGCGAGCGAGGCCGGCGCCGAGTGCTACGTCGAGTCCGGACTCGACGCGTTGGAGCTCGGCGACGAGGCCGTGCTGCACGTCGCGGACTTCAAGCTCACGGGCCGGCACATGCGGTCGGTGCGGCAGGCCGTCAACCGGCTCGAGCGCGCCGGCTTCACCTGCCGGATCCGGCGGCACGACGAGATCCCGCGCGATGAGATGGCGACGATCGTCACCGACACCGAGCAGTGGCGCGACACCGAGAGCGAGCGCGGTTTCTCCATGGCCCTCGGCCGATTGGGCGACCCGCGCGACAAGCGCTGCGTGCTCGTCGAGGCCCTGGACGGCAAGGGCGAGCGGCACGCGGTGCTGTCGTTCGTTCCCTGGGGACGGTACGGCCTGTCGCTCGACCTGATGCGGCGCGAGCCGGCGGCGCCGAACGGGATGGTCGAGCTGATGGTCACCCGGCTCGTGGAGGCCGCGCCGCGTTTCCGGGTGGAGCGGGTGTCGTTGAACTTCGCGATGTTCCGTTCCGGCATCGTCGAGGGCGCGCAGATCGGTGCCGGGCCGGTCGCACGGGTGTGGCGCAACGCGTTGCTCGTCGCGTCGCGGTGGTGGCAGATCGAGTCGCTGTACCGGGCGAACGCGAAGTTCGAGCCGGACTGGATGCCGCGCTTCCTGTGCTACCCGGCGTCGCGCGACCTGGTGCGGATCGGGTTGGCGTGCGGCATCGTCGAGGGGTTCCTGCCGGGGTTCCTCTCCGGGCGCATGCCTCGTGTCAACCCGCGGTTGGCAGCGGAGGACTTCGACGACGGCTGGGATCCGTGGGGCGAGGCGCCGGACACCGCGCAGCTGGAGGCCGAACGCGAGCGCCGGCTGCCCGAGCAGGAACGCGTCCGCCGCGCCAAGCTGCGCCGGCTCCGCGACGACGGCGTCGAGCCGTACCCGGTCGGTTATCCGCGCACAGCCACGATCGAGGAGATCCGTACCCGCTTCGCCGCGGTGGAGGCCGACCACTGGACCTCGGAGGTCGTCGGCATTACTGGCCGCGTGCTGCTGATGCGCAAGCTCGGCCGGCTCTGCTTCGCGACCGTCCGCGACGGCACCGGCGACCTGCAGATCATGATCGACCTGGATGACCTGGGTGCCCAGGAGACGTTCGAGCGTTGGAAGAAGTACGTCGACATCGGCGACCACGTCGGTGTGACGGGCGTGGTCGGGACGACGCGGTCCGGCGAGCTGACCGTGCGCGGGTCGTCCTGGGCGATCACCTCGAAGTGCCTGCGCCCGTTGCCCGACAAGTGGCACGGCATGGCCGATCCGGAGGCACGCGTACGGCTGCGCGCGGTCGACCTGGCGATCCGGCCGGAGGCGCGGACGATCTTCCATCAGCGCTCGTTGGCAGTGTCCGCCGTCCGCGACGTGCTGCGCTCGACGGGGTTCCTCGAGGTCGAGACGCCGATGCTGCAACCGGTGCACGGTGGGGCGAACGCGCGCCCGTTCCGTACGCACATCAACGCGTACGACATGCCGCTCTATCTGCGGATCGCGCCGGAGCTGTATCTCAAACGGCTGCTGGTCGGCGGCGCCGAGCGCGTCTTCGAGCTGAACCGGAACTTCCGCAACGAGGGCGCGGACGCGACGCACAATCCCGAGTTCACGATGCTCGAGGCGTACCAGGCGTACGGCGACTACGAGTCGATGCAGCCGCTGATCCGCTCGCTGGTGCTGGCGGCGTGCGAGGCGGTGCACGGGTCGACGAAGGTGTCGCACGCGATGCCGGACGGCTCGACGGTGTGGGTCGACCTGGCCGAACCGTGGGCGGACGTGACCGTGCACGACGCCGTCGGCGCGGCGCTCGGCGCGTCGATCTCGCCTTCCACGCCGGTCACCGAGCTGCGCTCGCTGGGTGCCGCGGCCGGCGTGGCGTTGGACGTGGAGGCGTCGCACGGCTCGGCGGTGCTGGAGCTGTACGACAAGCTGGTCGAGCCGCGGACGGTTTCCCCGACGTTCTATCGCGACTTCCCGACCGAGGTCTCGCCGCTGACCCGGGCGCACCGCACCGACCCGCGGGTGGCGGAGCGCTGGGACCTGGTGGCGTTCGGCATGGAGCTGGGCACGGCGTACTCCGAGCTCGTCGATCCGGTGGAGCAGCGCCTCCGGCTCACCGCGCAGTCCTTGCTGGCCGCGGGCGGCGACGTCGAGGCGATGCAGCTGGACGAGGACTTCCTGCACACGTTGGAGTACGGCATGCCGCCCGCGGGTGGACTCGGCATGGGCGTCGACCGGCTGGTGATGATGCTGACCGACCTGTCGATCCGCGACACGCTGTTGTTCCCGCTCGTCCGTCCGGGGAAGGCCTAG
- a CDS encoding aconitate hydratase, translating to MASIDSFGAKAQLEVGDQTYDIYRLDKVEGADKLPYSLKILLENLLRTEDGSNITADDIRALAGWEAKAEPSKEIQFSPARVIMQDFTGVPAVVDLATMREAVRDLNGDPAKINPLSPAELVIDHSVIADVFGTPDSFERNVEIEYERNKERYQFLRWGQSAFADFKVVPPGTGIVHQVNIEHLARVVFERDGVAYPDTCVGTDSHTTMVNGLGVVGWGVGGIEAEAAMLGQPVSMLIPRVVGFKLHGELPEGTTATDLVLTITEMLRRHGVVGKFVEFYGPGVAAVPLANRATIGNMSPEYGSTIAVFPIDDETVRYLRMTGRPEQQVALVEAYARTQGLWHDASTEPEYSETIELDLSTVVPSIAGPKRPQDRVSLTDAKSAFRGVLGDYVDAEKVEPKGYDEASAESFPASDSPAYHGDNGAAAPADYASAAAGANGRPSSPTRIKLSDGTECEVDHGAVVIAAITSCTNTSNPSVMIGAALLAKKAVEKGLNRKPWVKTTLAPGSKVVMDYYERAGLTPYLDKLGFNLVGYGCTTCIGNSGPLITEVSQAVNDSDLAVVSVLSGNRNFEGRINPDVKMNYLASPPLVVAYALAGSMDLDLYNEPLGKDTDGNDVFLKDIWPSAQEIEEVVDSAIASEMFTRDYADVFAGDERWQQMDTPEGNVFAWDDASTYVRKPPYFEGMPATPEPVSDIAGARVLAKLGDSVTTDHISPAGSIKKDSPAGAYLLEHGVEARDFNSYGSRRGNHEVMIRGTFANIRLRNQLAPGTEGGFTRDFTNGGEVSSIYDASVNYAEAGTPLVILSGKEYGSGSSRDWAAKGTALLGVKAVLAESYERIHRSNLIGMGVLPLQYPEGQNAESLGLTGEETFSITGVEELNDGTTPREVTVRADDKEFRAVVRIDTPGEADYFRHGGIMQYVLRSLLA from the coding sequence ATGGCAAGCATCGACAGCTTCGGGGCCAAGGCGCAGCTCGAGGTCGGTGACCAGACGTACGACATCTACCGGCTCGACAAGGTCGAGGGCGCCGACAAGCTTCCGTACAGCCTCAAGATCCTGCTGGAGAACCTCCTCCGCACTGAGGACGGCTCCAACATCACCGCCGACGACATCCGGGCGCTGGCCGGCTGGGAGGCGAAAGCCGAACCCAGCAAGGAGATCCAGTTCAGTCCCGCCCGCGTCATCATGCAGGACTTCACCGGCGTCCCCGCCGTTGTCGACCTCGCCACGATGCGCGAGGCCGTACGCGACCTGAACGGCGACCCGGCCAAGATCAACCCGCTCAGCCCGGCCGAGCTCGTCATCGACCACTCCGTGATCGCCGACGTGTTCGGTACGCCGGACTCGTTCGAGCGCAACGTCGAGATCGAGTACGAGCGCAACAAGGAGCGCTACCAGTTCCTCCGCTGGGGCCAGAGCGCGTTCGCCGACTTCAAGGTCGTCCCGCCCGGCACCGGCATCGTCCACCAGGTCAACATCGAGCACCTCGCCCGCGTCGTCTTCGAGCGCGACGGCGTCGCGTACCCCGACACCTGCGTCGGCACCGACAGTCACACCACGATGGTGAACGGGCTCGGCGTCGTCGGCTGGGGCGTCGGCGGCATCGAGGCCGAGGCCGCGATGCTCGGCCAGCCCGTCAGCATGCTGATCCCGCGGGTCGTCGGCTTCAAGCTGCACGGCGAGCTCCCCGAGGGCACCACGGCCACCGACCTCGTCCTCACGATCACCGAGATGCTGCGCAGGCATGGCGTCGTCGGCAAGTTCGTCGAGTTCTACGGCCCCGGCGTCGCCGCCGTGCCGCTCGCGAACCGCGCGACGATCGGCAACATGTCGCCGGAGTACGGGTCGACGATCGCGGTCTTCCCGATCGACGACGAGACAGTCCGCTACCTGCGCATGACCGGCCGCCCCGAGCAGCAGGTCGCGCTGGTCGAGGCGTACGCGAGGACGCAGGGCCTCTGGCACGACGCGAGCACCGAGCCGGAGTACTCCGAGACCATCGAGCTCGACCTGTCCACGGTCGTCCCGAGCATCGCCGGGCCGAAGCGCCCGCAGGACCGGGTCAGCCTCACCGACGCCAAGTCCGCGTTCCGCGGCGTGCTCGGCGACTACGTCGACGCCGAGAAGGTGGAGCCGAAGGGGTACGACGAGGCCTCCGCCGAGTCGTTCCCGGCGAGCGACTCGCCCGCCTACCACGGCGACAACGGCGCGGCCGCTCCCGCCGACTACGCCTCGGCTGCCGCCGGCGCCAACGGCAGGCCCAGCTCGCCCACCCGCATCAAGCTGTCCGACGGCACCGAGTGCGAGGTCGACCACGGTGCCGTCGTCATCGCGGCGATCACGTCGTGTACGAACACGTCCAACCCCTCGGTGATGATCGGCGCCGCGCTGCTCGCGAAGAAGGCCGTCGAGAAGGGCCTGAACCGCAAGCCCTGGGTGAAGACGACGCTCGCGCCGGGCTCGAAGGTCGTCATGGACTACTACGAGCGTGCCGGCCTCACGCCGTACCTGGACAAGCTCGGCTTCAACCTGGTCGGGTACGGCTGCACCACCTGCATCGGCAACTCCGGCCCGCTGATCACCGAGGTCAGCCAGGCCGTGAACGACAGCGACCTCGCGGTCGTCTCGGTGCTGTCCGGCAATCGCAACTTCGAGGGCCGGATCAACCCCGACGTCAAGATGAACTACCTCGCGTCGCCGCCGCTCGTCGTCGCGTACGCGCTCGCCGGGTCGATGGACCTCGACCTCTACAACGAGCCGCTGGGCAAGGACACCGACGGCAACGACGTGTTCCTCAAGGACATCTGGCCCTCCGCGCAGGAGATCGAGGAGGTCGTCGACAGCGCGATCGCTTCGGAGATGTTCACCCGCGACTACGCCGACGTTTTCGCCGGCGACGAGCGCTGGCAGCAGATGGACACGCCCGAGGGCAACGTGTTCGCGTGGGACGATGCGTCGACGTACGTCCGCAAACCCCCTTATTTCGAAGGGATGCCGGCCACGCCGGAGCCCGTCTCGGACATCGCGGGCGCGCGCGTGCTGGCGAAGCTCGGCGACTCGGTCACCACCGACCACATCTCGCCGGCCGGCTCGATCAAGAAGGACAGCCCGGCGGGCGCATACCTCCTCGAGCACGGCGTCGAGGCGCGCGACTTCAACTCCTACGGGTCGCGCCGCGGCAACCACGAGGTGATGATCCGCGGCACGTTCGCGAACATCCGGCTGCGCAACCAGCTCGCGCCGGGCACCGAGGGCGGCTTCACTCGCGACTTCACCAACGGCGGCGAGGTGTCGTCGATCTACGACGCTTCGGTCAACTACGCCGAAGCCGGCACACCGCTGGTGATCCTGTCGGGCAAGGAGTACGGCTCCGGCTCGTCTCGCGACTGGGCGGCGAAGGGCACGGCGCTGCTCGGTGTCAAGGCGGTGTTGGCAGAGTCGTACGAGCGCATCCACCGTTCCAACCTGATCGGCATGGGCGTGCTGCCGCTGCAGTACCCGGAGGGCCAGAACGCCGAGTCGCTCGGGCTAACAGGCGAGGAGACGTTCTCGATCACCGGGGTCGAGGAGCTCAACGACGGCACGACGCCGCGCGAGGTGACGGTGCGCGCCGACGACAAGGAGTTCCGCGCGGTCGTCCGCATCGACACCCCGGGCGAGGCGGACTACTTCCGCCACGGCGGCATCATGCAGTACGTGCTGCGCTCGCTGCTCGCCTAG
- a CDS encoding alpha/beta fold hydrolase, producing MPGTQPAPYRVLILPGLAGCHPDWRAVIDGLDAPVVEYVSGALPGLDPSPAIAAPAAAAESAVRGSELPAIVVAHSMGSMPAEVLIRRDVPRLLGVILVDPSAEPAPNRFFSWLGGFTESVGDFVDQLPMSITKWIGRRIRYTAVCMDAYGPEPLTPAEVDEEYGRPEALAAAIRGYGRYYRWATELPAYRDGRVPRIPVRMLIAGDSVGRELRNQRWLAAQLGAVAEVVPETRHLIYIDRPDTIIDAVRAMAEERSGRSHG from the coding sequence GTGCCAGGAACGCAACCTGCGCCCTACCGGGTATTGATCCTTCCCGGGTTAGCCGGATGCCACCCGGACTGGCGAGCCGTGATCGACGGCCTCGACGCGCCCGTCGTCGAGTACGTCTCCGGCGCGCTGCCCGGTCTCGACCCCTCGCCCGCGATCGCCGCGCCGGCCGCCGCTGCCGAGTCCGCCGTCCGCGGCTCGGAGCTGCCGGCCATCGTGGTCGCGCACTCGATGGGCTCCATGCCGGCCGAGGTGCTGATCCGGCGCGACGTTCCCCGGCTGCTCGGCGTGATCCTCGTCGACCCGTCCGCCGAGCCGGCGCCGAACCGCTTCTTCTCCTGGTTGGGCGGCTTCACCGAGTCGGTGGGCGACTTCGTCGATCAGCTGCCGATGAGCATCACCAAGTGGATTGGCCGGCGGATCCGCTATACCGCCGTATGTATGGACGCGTACGGACCCGAGCCGCTGACGCCGGCCGAGGTCGACGAGGAGTACGGCCGCCCGGAGGCCCTCGCGGCCGCGATCCGCGGCTACGGCCGGTACTACCGCTGGGCAACCGAGCTGCCCGCCTACCGCGACGGCCGCGTGCCGCGCATCCCCGTACGCATGCTGATCGCCGGCGACTCAGTCGGCAGGGAACTGCGCAACCAACGGTGGTTGGCCGCCCAACTCGGCGCCGTCGCCGAGGTCGTTCCGGAGACGCGGCACCTGATCTACATCGACCGCCCGGACACGATCATCGACGCGGTCCGCGCGATGGCCGAGGAGCGATCCGGCCGCTCTCACGGCTAG